The Mycolicibacterium brumae DNA window TAACCTGGCAGGCGTGCCGAACCGGATACTCCGCGCCTTCATGACGCTGTTGGCGGTGACCGTCGTCGCCGGCACGGGCATCGCCTGGAGCAAAGTCCGGTCGTTCGAGGACGGCATCAAGCACATCAGCACCACCGCGCTCGGCGGCGGCAAGGACGACGGCGCGATCGATATTCTGCTGGTCGGCGTGGACAGCCGCACCGACGCGCACGGCAACCCGCTCTCCGCAGAGGAACTGGCCACGTTGCGGGCCGGCGACGATGTCGCCACCAACACCGACACCATCATCTTGATCCGCATCCCGAACAACGGCGAGTCGGCGACGGCGATCTCCATCCCCCGCGACTCCTATGTGCAGTCCCCGGCGCTGGGCCGCAAGACCAAGATCAACGGCGTCTTCGGCGAGGTGAAGCTGGAGACCATGAAGGACCTGATCGAGGTCCAGGGCGTCGATCCGGCCGAGGGCGAGAAGCGCGGCACCGAGGCCGGCCGCGACGCGCTGATCGGCACCGTCGCCAAGCTCACCGGTGTGACCGTCGACCACTACGCCGAGATCGGCCTGCTGGGCTTCTCGTTGATCACCGACGCCCTCGGCGGGGTGGATGTGTGCCTGAAAAACGATGTGTACGAACCGCTTTCGGGCGCGGACTTCACCGCCGGCTGGCACAAGCTGAACGGTCCGCAGGCGCTGAGCTTCGTGCGCCAGCGGCACGACCTGCCCCGCGGAGACCTGGACCGGGTGGTCCGCCAGCAGGTGGTGATGGCGTCCCTGGCGCACAGCGTGACCTCAGGCAAGACGCTCACCAGCCCGTCGACGCTGAACAAGCTCCAGGAGGCGGTGCACCGCTCGGTGGTGCTCTCCGACGGCTGGGACATCATGGAGTTCATCCAGCAGTTGCAGGACCTGGCCGGCGGCAACGTGGTGTTCGCGACCATCCCGGTGCTGCAGGAGAACGGCTGGAGCGACGACGGCGAGCAATCGGTGGTCACGGTCGACGCGACCGAGGTCAAGGACTGGGTGGCCGGGCTGCTGCACAACCAGGCCGAGGGCAAGACCGAGGAGCTGTCCTACTCGCCGGAGAACACCACCGTCGAGGTGTTCAACGACACCGACATCAACGGTCTGGCGTCGGCGGTGTCGCGGGTGCTGACCGCCAAGGGCTTCTCCGAGGGTCCGATCGGCAACCACGAGGGCGAACGGTCCGAGACCTCCAAGGTGGTGGCCAACCGCAGCGAGGACCTGGGCGCGAAGGAGATCGCCAGGGAACTCGGCGACCTGCCGGTGGTCGCCGACGAGTCGCTGCCCGACGGCCGGGTGCAGGTGGTGCTGGCCAACGACTACAACGGCCCGGGAACCACGCTGAGCAATAGCGAGGGCGTCCCGTCCAGCGGCGAGGCGGCGCCCATCCAGGAGGCGCCGCTGGCCCCGTCGCCGGTCATCACCGCCGGAAGCGACGACCCCAAATGCGTGAACTAGGTCCGGCGTGAGCCCCTCGACGCTTGCCGGCGCGCTGCTGGACCCGATGCTGGCCGCCGACCCGGTGGGGCCGCGGATCACCTACTACGACGACGCGTCCGGCGAGCGCATCGAGCTGTCGGCGGTGACGCTGGCCAACTGGGCGGCCAAGACCGCCAACCTGCTGCGCGACGAGCTCGGCGCGACGCCCGGCGACCGGGTGGCGGTGTTGCTGCCCGCGCACTGGCAGACCGCGGCGGTGCTGCTGGGGGTGTGGTGGATCGGCTGCGAGACTGTTTTGGCCGGCGACGCCGAGTTGGCGGTGTGCACCCGTGACCGCCTCGATGAGGCCGACGGTTACGTGGGCGGTGGCGAGATCGCGGTGGCGTCGCTGGACCCGTTCGGCCGGGCCGTCGACGATCTGCCGGTGGGGCTGACCGATTTCGCCACCGCGGTGCGCGCGCATGGCGATCAGATCGTGCCCGAGCGCTCCCCCGGCCCGGCGCTGGACGGCGCAGCCGCCGACGAGGTCTACGCCGCCGCCCAAAACGCCGCGGCCACACTGGGATTGACGCGCGGGCAGCGGGTGCTGTCCACCCGCTCGTGGGACACCGGCGAGCAATTGGTCAATCACCTGCTGTCGGTGTTCGCCGTCGGGGGTTCGCTGGTGCAGGTCGCGAACGCCGACCCGGAGAAACTGCCGCGGCGCATCGAGACCGAGCGGGTGTCGCGGGTTCTGTAGCCAGGTCCGGCGCAGGCATAGGCTGGATGTATGAGTTCCCCGTCGCTCGACCCCGATCAACTGACGAGCAGCTTCTGGCGACGGGTGGACGTCGTCGCCGAAACCGGTTCCACCAACGCCGATCTGGTGGCGCGGGCGGGTGCCGGGGAAGACATCGACGGCGCGGCGCTGCTGGCCGAATCGCAGACCTCCGGCCGCGGCCGCCACGGCCGCGCCTGGGTGAGTCCCCCGGGCGCGCAGATCGCCATGTCGGTGGGCGTCGACGTCTCCCGGGTGCCGCCGGACGGCTGGGGTTGGCTGGCGCTGCTCACCGGGGTCGCGGTGGCCGACGCCGTCCAGGAGGTCGCCGGTGTGCCGCCCGGCCTGAAGTGGCCCAACGACGTGCTGGTCTCCGGCGGGAAGCTGGCCGGCATTCTAGCCGAGGTGGCCGGGGAGAACACGGTCGTCATCGGGCTCGGCGTCAACGTGTCGTTGACCAGAGAGCAGGCCCCGGTGGACACCGCCACTTCGCTGCACATGCTCGGGCGCGACGACGTCGACCGAAACCGACTGGCCGCGACGATTCTGGCGAACCTCGGCCACCGCATCGCCGACTGGCGCACCGCCGGCGGCGCGGGCCCGAAGCTGATCGACGACTACCGCGCGCTCAGCGTCACCCTCGGCTCCCGGGTGCGCGCCCTGCTCCCCGGGGACACCGAGATCACCGGCGTGGCAACCGATCTGGACACGTTGGGCCGCCTGGTCATCGATGACGACGGCGCCCGGCACGTCATCGCCGCCGGGGACATCACCCATCTTCGACCGCAGGAATGACGGTCCGGCCAGGAGCGGATCGCTACGATTCCAGCTATGCGGTTCCACGTGGTGATGGCGTTCCTGAACAACCGCGGCTCATGCACCTGCGGTTGGCAGGGCAAGAGACGCTGGCTGCCCGGGCTGGCGACCAGTGACGCCTACATTCACGGCGCGGAGTCCGGGCATATGCCGGCCGGCGAACCGCTGCCGACCGACCGGCAAACCAAGGGGAACGCCTAGCGCAGCAGGGCGCGGCTCATGACGACGCGTTGGATTTGGTTGGTGCCTTCGTAGATCTGGGTGATCTTGGCGTCGCGCATCATGCGCTCGACGGGGAAATCGACGGTGTAGCCGGCGCCGCCGAAGAGCTGCACGGCGTCCACGGTGACCTCCATCGCCACATCGGAGGCGAAGCACTTCGACGCCGCGGAGATGAACCCGAGATTGGATTCGCCACGCTCGGCGCGGGCGGCGGCGTGGTACACCATCAACCGCGCGGCCTCCAGCTTCATGGCCATGTCGGCGAGCATGAACTGCACGCCCTGGAAGGTGCTGATCGAGGTCCCGAACTGCTTGCGGTCCTTGGTGTAGGCGATCGCCGCGTCCAACGCGCCCTGGGCGATCCCGACGGCTTGGGCGCCGATGGTCGGGCGGGTGTGGTCCAAGGTCGCCAACGCCGTCTTGAACCCGGTGCCCGGATCGCCGATCATCCGATCCCCGGGCACCTTGCAGTTCTCGAACGCCAGCTCGGCGGTCGGGGACCCCTTGATGCCGAGCTTGTGCTCGTAGCCGGTGACCGAGAAGCCCTCGTCGTCCTTGTGCACCATGAACGCCGAAATGCCGTTGGCGCCCTTGTCCGGGTCGGTCACCGCCATCACGGTGTACCAGTCCGACACACCGCCATTGGTGATCCAGCACTTGGAGCCGTTGAGGATCCAGCCGTCGCCGTCGGCCTTGGCGCGGGTCCGCATCGCCGCCGCATCCGACCCAGCCTCCCGCTCGGAAAGCGCGTAGGAGGCCATCGTCTCGCCCGACGCGATCCCCGGTAGCACCTGGTGCTTCAGCTCATCGGAGCCGCGCAGGATCAGGCCCATGGTGCCCAGCTTGTTGACCGCGGGGATCAGCGACGCCGAACAATCCACCCGGGCGACCTCTTCGATGACGATGCACGCCGCCACCGAGTCCGCGCCCTGGCCGCCATACTCTTCGGGCACATGCACCGCGTTGAAACCACTGGCCACCAACGCCACCCGGGCCTCCTCGGGGAAACGCGCGTTGGCGTCCACATCAGCGGCATACGGGGCGATCTCCTTCTCCGCCAACGCGCGGATCGCCGCCCGCAACTCCTGATGCTCCTGCGGCAACTGGAACAAATCGAACGACGGGTCTCCACCCCAAGCGGCCATAAGCACTCCTTTGTGAGTTGGTTCGCGGTGACTCTACTCGGCGGCGCCGAGCAGTCGGCGTCGCAGCGCCTCATCCTTCTCCAGCACGGTGGCCTCCAGGTCCGCCTGGAACTCGACCATCTTGGCCCGAAGCCCCCGGTCGGCGGCGCCCAGAATGCGCACGGCCAGCAGTCCGGCGTTGCGCGCGCCGCCGATGGAGACTGTGGCGACCGGCACACCGCCGGGCATCTGCACGATGGACAGCAGCGAGTCCAGACCGTCGAGCCGGGCCAGCGGCACCGGCACGCCGATCACCGGCAGCGGGGTGGCCGCGGCGACCATGCCCGGCAGGTGCGCGGCGCCGCCCGCGCCGGCGATGATCACCTCGATGCCGCGGTCGGCCGCGCGCTGGGCGTAGTCGAGCATCCGGGCCGGGGTGCGGTGCGCGGACACCACCCCCACCTCGAACGGCACCTCGAAGTCGGCCAGCGCGTCCGCGGCGTCGGTCATCACCGACCAGTCGCTGTCGCTGCCCATGATCAGGCCAACACGCGGATTCATCAGTGTCCGTCCCATCCGTCGGTCCAGGTGGCGTGCGACAGCCAGTGTGCCGCCCGATTGGCGCGTTCCCGCACCGTGGCCACGTCCTCGCCGGCCCGGCCGACGACGTTGACGTGCCCGAGTTTGCGTCCGGCCCGCTCCCCCTTGCCGTACAGGTGCGCCTTTGCGTCCGGCATCCGGGCGAACAGGTGATGCAGCCGCTCATCGACGCTCATCGCCGGGGTCTCCGGCGCGCCGAGCACGTTGGCCATCACCGTCACCGGCGCGCGGGCGGCGGTGTCGCCGAGCGGATAATCCAACACCGCGCGCAAATGCTGTTCGAATTGGCTGGTCACCGCGCCGTCCATGGTCCAGTGGCCGGAGTTGTGCGGCCGCATGGCCAGCTCGTTGACCAGGATGTCTCCGTCGCGGGTTTCGAAGAGTTCGACGGCGAGCACGCCGACCACCCCGAGTTCGGCGGCCAGCCGCAGGCCCAGCTGCGCGGCGGCGGCGGCGCGTTCCTCGGGCAGGTCCGGGGCCGGGGCGATGGTCTCCACGCAGATGCCCATCCGCTGCACGGTCTGCACGACGGGCCACGCGGCGCCCTGGCCGAACGCCGAGCGGGCGACCAGCGCCGACAGCTCGCGACGCATGTCGACCTTGGCCTCGATCAGAATCGGGGTGCCGTCGGCCAGGTGGCGCGCGGCGGCGTCGCGGGCCTGCGCGGCGGTGTCGCACAGCACCACGCCGCGGCCGTCGTATCCGCCGCGGATGGTCTTGATCACCGCGCCGCCGCCGCATTCGACGGCGAAGGCTTCGGCCTGCTCGGCGGAGGTGACCTCGGCGAAGCGCGGAATCGGGGCCCCCAGGTCGGCGAGTTTGCGCCGCATCACCAGCTTGTCCTGGGCGTGCACCAGTGCCTGCGGCGGCGGGGCCACGTCGACCCCGGCGGCGACCAGCCGGTCCAGGTGCTCGGTCGGCACGTGCTCGTGGTCGAAGGTGAGCACGGTCGCGCCGTCGGCCACCCGGCACAGCGCGTCGTAGTCGGTGTGCGAGCCGAGCACGATGTCGGGGCTGACCTGCGCGGCGGGATCGCGCGGGTCGGCGGCGAGCACCCGCAGGGACTGGCCCAGCGCGATCGCGGCCTGATGGGTCATCCGCGCGAGCTGGCCGCCGCCGACCATCGCGACGACGGGGACGCCCGCGGATGGCCGGCGCGGCATATTCTCACTGGGGTTGGGCACCGGCATATGGTGTCACGCCCGACGCCTGCGGTCTGACCGTGGTCAACATCACCAGCAGCGGAAACCCGATGATTTGGGTGATTAACAGGTGGTTTCCGTACAATGGATCCTTGTGTCCTTTGCCGATAACACGATCGCCCGCCTGCCGGCGCCGATCCGTCCGTTCGCTGAGCGGCACCATGAGCTGATCAAGTTCGCCATCGTCGGTGGCACGACGTTCATTATCGACATGGCGATCTTCTTTTCGTTGAAGCTCACCATCCTCGAACCCAAGCCGGTGACCGCGAAGATCATCGCCGGCATCGTCGCGGTGATCGCGTCCTACATCCTGAACCGGGAGTGGAGCTTCCGCGACCGCGGTGGCCGCGAACGTCACCACGAGGCGCTGCTGTTCTTCGGGGTCAGCGGCATCGGCGTGGTGCTCTCGATGGCCCCGCTGTGGTTCTCCAGCTACGTCCTCGGGCTGCGCGTTCCCGAGGTGTCGCTGATGGTGGAGAACATCGCCGACTTCGTTTCCGCCTACATCCTGGGCAACCTGCTGCAGATGGCGTTCCGGTTCTGGGCCTTCCGCCGGTTCGTGTTCCCCGACGAGTTCGCCCGCAACCCGGAGAAGGCGCTGGAGTCCACGCTGACCGGTGGCGGCATCGCCGAGGCGCTGGAGGATCACTACGAGTCGCGGCATCTGGGCGACGACGTGATCACCGACCTCGGCCCCAATGTCACCCCGTTGCGCCGCCGCCGCGGCCAGCGCCAGGCGTCACGCAACTCCCAGACCCGCAAGTCGTCCTAGCGGCCGGATTCCTCTGTCCCCAGGGTGTCGAAGACCTCGTGGTACAGCAGTGAGTGCACGCGTTCCACCTGCGGGATGTCGTAGAACTCCAGCGGGTCCTGACTGGCCGACTCAATGGTCAGGGTGCCGGTCCGCAGCATCCGGTCGATGACGCCGTGGCTGAATTCCACGCTGTTGATCCGGGCCAGCGGGATGTCGATGCCGCTGCGGGTCAGCAGTCCGTGCCGGAACATCACCCGCCGGTCGGTGACGACGAAGTGGGTGGTCAACCAGGTCAGGAACGGCCACAAGGTGAACCGGCCGACCAGCAGCAGCCACAACACGCCGATCACCAGCGACACCACCAGCTTGGCGTTGTCCGCCCAGCTCAGGGTGTCCACCCAGGCCGCGGCCAGCGCCGCGACGAAGGTTGCGAGCAGCAGCACCAACACCGAGCCGACCAGCCGTTTCCAGTGCGGGTGGCGATGCAGGACCACCTGCTCGTCGCCGGCGAGGACATTTTCGGGGTAGCCCATGACGTGCAGATTAAGGCGCCTGATCGGACCGGCGGCGCGACGCCGCCCTACCCACCGGTAACACATTAAGGAAAAAGTAAGACCCAACGCGTGAATCCGACCTGCGAGCCGTTAGCATCTGTTCTCATGACCAGCGTTTCCGAGCACACCGCCGAACCGGCCGCCGAGCACGAGATCGACATCCACACCACCGCGGGCAAGCTCGCCGACTTGCGCAAACGCGCCGAGGAAGCGCTGCACCCGGTCGGCGAACAGGTGATCGAGAAGGTCCACGCGCGCGGCAAGCTGACCGCCCGCGAGCGGGTGCTGGCACTGCTGGACGAGGGGTCGTTCGTCGAACTCGACGCGCTGGCCAAGCACCGCAGCAATAACTTCGGCATGGAGAAGAAGCGTCCGCTCGGCGACGGCGTGATCACCGGCTACGGCACCATCGAGGGCCGCGAGGTCTGCGTGTTCAGCCAGGACGCCACCGTCTTCGGCGGCAGCCTCGGCGAGGTCTACGGCGAGAAGATCGTCAAGGTCCAGGATCTGGCGCTCAAGACCGGCCGCCCGCTGATCGGCATCAACGACGGCGCCGGCGCCCGGATCCAGGAGGGCGTGGTCTCCCTCGGCCTGTACAGCCGGATCTTCCGCAACAACATCAAGGCCTCCGGCGTCATCCCGCAGATCTCGCTGATCCTGGGCGCCGCGGCCGGCGGCCACGTGTACTCCCCCGCGCTGACCGACTTCGTGGTGATGGTCGACCAGACCAGCCAGATGTTCATCACCGGCCCCGACGTGATCAAGACCGTCACCGGCGAAGACGTCACCATGGAGGACCTCGGCGGCGCGCAGACCCACATGTCCAAGTCCGGCACCGTGCACTACGTCGGCGCCAGCGAACAGGACGCGCTGGATTGGGTCCGCGACCTGCTGAGCTACCTGCCGCCGAACAACTACGCCGAGCCGCCGCGCTACCCGGCGCAGCCGCACCCGGGCGCGATCGAGGACAACCTCACGGCCGAGGATCTGGAACTGGACACGCTGATCCCGGATTCGCCGAACCAGCCGTACGACATGCACGAGGTGATCAACCGGATCCTCGACGACGGCGAGTTCCTGGAGGTACAGGCCGGCTACGCGCAGAACATCATCTGCGGCTTCGGCCGGGTCGACGGCCGCGCCGTCGGCGTCGTCGCCAACCAGCCCACCCAGTTCGCCGGCTGCCTGGACATCAACGCCTCGGAGAAGGCCGCCCGCTTCGTGCGGACCTGCGACGCGTTCAACATCGCGATCGTGATGCTGGTGGACGTGCCGGGCTTCCTGCCGGGCACCGACCAGGAGTACAACGGCATCATCCGCCGCGGCGCCAAGCTGCTGTACGCCTACGGCGAGGCGACCGTCGCCAAGGTCACCGTCATCACCCGCAAGGCCTACGGCGGCGCGTACTGCGTGATGGGCTCCAAGGACATGGGTTGTGACGTCAACGTCGCGTGGCCGACCGCGCAGATCGCCGTGATGGGCGCCTCCGGCGCGGTGGGCTTCGTCTACCGCAACGAGCTCAAGGAAGCCGCCGCCAACGGCGACGACGTCGACGCGCTGCGGCTGAAGCTGCAGGAGGAGTACGAGGACACCCTGGTGAACCCGTACGTGGCGGCCGAACGCGGCTACATCGACGCGGTCATCCCGCCGTCGCAGACCCGCGGCTACATCGCGACCGCGCTGCGGCTGCTGGAGCGCAAGATCGTTCAGGTTCCGCCGAAGAAGCACGGCAACATCCCGCTGTAAGGACGTGCCCAGCGATAGCCGAAAGCGATAGCCATGAACCACGACGAAGACATCACCGAGATCAGCGACCACCGGGATCTCACCATCGACGATCCCGAACCCAAGATGCCGGATGCCCGGATCCTGCGCGGCAACCCCAGCGACGAGGATCTGGCCGCGCTGGCCACCGTGCTGGCCGGGATCGCCAAGCAGGGCGGCAACCCCGGGCCGCAGGAGTTCAACCCGTGGGGCTCGCCGGTGGACAAGCTGCGCTACCCGGTGACCAGCTGGCAGTTGGTCACCCTGCTGGAGCGCACCCATATGCGTCGATGACAAGACTGGTGCTGGGGTCGGCCTCCACGGGCCGACTCGCGGTGCTGCGCAACGCCGGGGTGGACCCGGCGGTGCTGGTGTCCCACGTCGATGAGGACGCGGTGATCGCGGCGCACGCCGGGGCCGCTCCGGCCGAGGTGGTCGTCGCCCTGGCCCAGGCCAAAGCCGCCGAGGTGGCGTCGGCGTTGCCCGCCGAGCTGGCCGCGGATTGCGTTGTCATCGGCTGTGATTCGATGCTGCTGCTCGACGGGGAACTGTCCGGCAAACCCGGGACCGCGGAGCGCGCCCGCGCCCAATGGGCCCGGATGGCCGGCAACTCCGGGCAGCTGCTGACCGGCCACGCCCTGATTCGCTTGCGCGACGGCGAGATTGCGAGCTCGGCAGCCGAAACCGGTTGCACCACAGTACATTTCGGGAGCCCGACGGAGGCGGACCTGGACGCCTACCTGGCC harbors:
- a CDS encoding LCP family protein, with protein sequence MTLLAVTVVAGTGIAWSKVRSFEDGIKHISTTALGGGKDDGAIDILLVGVDSRTDAHGNPLSAEELATLRAGDDVATNTDTIILIRIPNNGESATAISIPRDSYVQSPALGRKTKINGVFGEVKLETMKDLIEVQGVDPAEGEKRGTEAGRDALIGTVAKLTGVTVDHYAEIGLLGFSLITDALGGVDVCLKNDVYEPLSGADFTAGWHKLNGPQALSFVRQRHDLPRGDLDRVVRQQVVMASLAHSVTSGKTLTSPSTLNKLQEAVHRSVVLSDGWDIMEFIQQLQDLAGGNVVFATIPVLQENGWSDDGEQSVVTVDATEVKDWVAGLLHNQAEGKTEELSYSPENTTVEVFNDTDINGLASAVSRVLTAKGFSEGPIGNHEGERSETSKVVANRSEDLGAKEIARELGDLPVVADESLPDGRVQVVLANDYNGPGTTLSNSEGVPSSGEAAPIQEAPLAPSPVITAGSDDPKCVN
- a CDS encoding Maf family protein; translated protein: MTRLVLGSASTGRLAVLRNAGVDPAVLVSHVDEDAVIAAHAGAAPAEVVVALAQAKAAEVASALPAELAADCVVIGCDSMLLLDGELSGKPGTAERARAQWARMAGNSGQLLTGHALIRLRDGEIASSAAETGCTTVHFGSPTEADLDAYLASGEPLGVAGAFTLDSLGGWFVDRIDGDPSNVIGLSLPLLRRMLARLGVSVAAAWTANPRN
- a CDS encoding GtrA family protein, which translates into the protein MSFADNTIARLPAPIRPFAERHHELIKFAIVGGTTFIIDMAIFFSLKLTILEPKPVTAKIIAGIVAVIASYILNREWSFRDRGGRERHHEALLFFGVSGIGVVLSMAPLWFSSYVLGLRVPEVSLMVENIADFVSAYILGNLLQMAFRFWAFRRFVFPDEFARNPEKALESTLTGGGIAEALEDHYESRHLGDDVITDLGPNVTPLRRRRGQRQASRNSQTRKSS
- a CDS encoding TIGR03089 family protein, translating into MLAADPVGPRITYYDDASGERIELSAVTLANWAAKTANLLRDELGATPGDRVAVLLPAHWQTAAVLLGVWWIGCETVLAGDAELAVCTRDRLDEADGYVGGGEIAVASLDPFGRAVDDLPVGLTDFATAVRAHGDQIVPERSPGPALDGAAADEVYAAAQNAAATLGLTRGQRVLSTRSWDTGEQLVNHLLSVFAVGGSLVQVANADPEKLPRRIETERVSRVL
- a CDS encoding biotin--[acetyl-CoA-carboxylase] ligase, which translates into the protein MSSPSLDPDQLTSSFWRRVDVVAETGSTNADLVARAGAGEDIDGAALLAESQTSGRGRHGRAWVSPPGAQIAMSVGVDVSRVPPDGWGWLALLTGVAVADAVQEVAGVPPGLKWPNDVLVSGGKLAGILAEVAGENTVVIGLGVNVSLTREQAPVDTATSLHMLGRDDVDRNRLAATILANLGHRIADWRTAGGAGPKLIDDYRALSVTLGSRVRALLPGDTEITGVATDLDTLGRLVIDDDGARHVIAAGDITHLRPQE
- a CDS encoding acyl-CoA carboxylase subunit epsilon; protein product: MNHDEDITEISDHRDLTIDDPEPKMPDARILRGNPSDEDLAALATVLAGIAKQGGNPGPQEFNPWGSPVDKLRYPVTSWQLVTLLERTHMRR
- a CDS encoding 5-(carboxyamino)imidazole ribonucleotide synthase, whose protein sequence is MPVPNPSENMPRRPSAGVPVVAMVGGGQLARMTHQAAIALGQSLRVLAADPRDPAAQVSPDIVLGSHTDYDALCRVADGATVLTFDHEHVPTEHLDRLVAAGVDVAPPPQALVHAQDKLVMRRKLADLGAPIPRFAEVTSAEQAEAFAVECGGGAVIKTIRGGYDGRGVVLCDTAAQARDAAARHLADGTPILIEAKVDMRRELSALVARSAFGQGAAWPVVQTVQRMGICVETIAPAPDLPEERAAAAAQLGLRLAAELGVVGVLAVELFETRDGDILVNELAMRPHNSGHWTMDGAVTSQFEQHLRAVLDYPLGDTAARAPVTVMANVLGAPETPAMSVDERLHHLFARMPDAKAHLYGKGERAGRKLGHVNVVGRAGEDVATVRERANRAAHWLSHATWTDGWDGH
- a CDS encoding acyl-CoA carboxylase subunit beta is translated as MTSVSEHTAEPAAEHEIDIHTTAGKLADLRKRAEEALHPVGEQVIEKVHARGKLTARERVLALLDEGSFVELDALAKHRSNNFGMEKKRPLGDGVITGYGTIEGREVCVFSQDATVFGGSLGEVYGEKIVKVQDLALKTGRPLIGINDGAGARIQEGVVSLGLYSRIFRNNIKASGVIPQISLILGAAAGGHVYSPALTDFVVMVDQTSQMFITGPDVIKTVTGEDVTMEDLGGAQTHMSKSGTVHYVGASEQDALDWVRDLLSYLPPNNYAEPPRYPAQPHPGAIEDNLTAEDLELDTLIPDSPNQPYDMHEVINRILDDGEFLEVQAGYAQNIICGFGRVDGRAVGVVANQPTQFAGCLDINASEKAARFVRTCDAFNIAIVMLVDVPGFLPGTDQEYNGIIRRGAKLLYAYGEATVAKVTVITRKAYGGAYCVMGSKDMGCDVNVAWPTAQIAVMGASGAVGFVYRNELKEAAANGDDVDALRLKLQEEYEDTLVNPYVAAERGYIDAVIPPSQTRGYIATALRLLERKIVQVPPKKHGNIPL
- a CDS encoding PH domain-containing protein, which translates into the protein MGYPENVLAGDEQVVLHRHPHWKRLVGSVLVLLLATFVAALAAAWVDTLSWADNAKLVVSLVIGVLWLLLVGRFTLWPFLTWLTTHFVVTDRRVMFRHGLLTRSGIDIPLARINSVEFSHGVIDRMLRTGTLTIESASQDPLEFYDIPQVERVHSLLYHEVFDTLGTEESGR
- a CDS encoding acyl-CoA dehydrogenase, whose amino-acid sequence is MAAWGGDPSFDLFQLPQEHQELRAAIRALAEKEIAPYAADVDANARFPEEARVALVASGFNAVHVPEEYGGQGADSVAACIVIEEVARVDCSASLIPAVNKLGTMGLILRGSDELKHQVLPGIASGETMASYALSEREAGSDAAAMRTRAKADGDGWILNGSKCWITNGGVSDWYTVMAVTDPDKGANGISAFMVHKDDEGFSVTGYEHKLGIKGSPTAELAFENCKVPGDRMIGDPGTGFKTALATLDHTRPTIGAQAVGIAQGALDAAIAYTKDRKQFGTSISTFQGVQFMLADMAMKLEAARLMVYHAAARAERGESNLGFISAASKCFASDVAMEVTVDAVQLFGGAGYTVDFPVERMMRDAKITQIYEGTNQIQRVVMSRALLR
- the purE gene encoding 5-(carboxyamino)imidazole ribonucleotide mutase gives rise to the protein MNPRVGLIMGSDSDWSVMTDAADALADFEVPFEVGVVSAHRTPARMLDYAQRAADRGIEVIIAGAGGAAHLPGMVAAATPLPVIGVPVPLARLDGLDSLLSIVQMPGGVPVATVSIGGARNAGLLAVRILGAADRGLRAKMVEFQADLEATVLEKDEALRRRLLGAAE